TATGTGCATGCCATTTGTATTCATGACTAAGTGTTGGATAGTCCCCATCTCAATTTGAGCTCATATGATGCCAGCATAAATAGTTAAAtctaaaaaaattgaaaacaaaaaatttatgctcatatGATGCCAGCAtgattttgtggtaaactttgacaaatgttttgaGTTATTGCAAAGtttcattaaggaatgccattcatGGAATTCGTGGCAAAAAATTTTTTAGTGTTGTTGCAAAAGGAGTTGTAAAGTTTTCAGTATCAACTGAATTAGTATCCGTGTATATTCATGTCATTTATCCATAAAATTTACATTGGGAAGCAAATGTTTCCATTAAACATGAATGTAGTTTCTACTATTACATAATAAAACAATGTTTCCAAAGCATTTATAAAATGGTACCACAATGTTGAAATATGCAAATGTTTCCATTAAACATGAATGTAGTTTCTACCATTACATAATAAAACAATGTTTCCAAAGCATTTATAAAATGGTACCACAATGTTGAAATAATGCTTCGTTGAAACAAATATTTCATGTTGAAATAATGCTTCCATTGACCAAAGACAAAGTTTCCATGCCATCTTTGCGCTACAGAAACATTTAATTTCCTTTATTTGTTTGTTGGAAGCAAATCGCTAATTTCTGGGAAGCAATAATTTCCGTATTTGTTTATTGGAAGCAATCATGTCTTACCAAAAAAGTAAAATGGAGTTTTTAACGTAATTTTCAGGAAGCATTAATTTCTATATTTAAGCAAATCTTGGCTTACCAAAATGAACTGATACGTTGATGAATGCACGTTTCCCTGGTTGAATCACACGCTTCAAAAGAATTCAATTCTACCAAGGGGGTACTAATCTGATGGAACGCTAGCTATCAGTAGTGTGTTTCCATACTTCTGCGGGGGGTTTTCAAACTCCGTACTGAGTGTATATATGGTGTGAAATATATGTAATATATTATTAATTCAAATATTCATGTTTATACAATAAAATCAAATCTCAGAAAATATACTGCAACCATTTTTTAGTATAACTAGTACTAATACGTTTTTTAAAGCTAAACTAGTAAAAGAAAAGTCGTATATTTTGGCAGAGGTAATAGCTATCATGGATCTTCCATTATAAGCCATACTAGTATTTTATAACCACTGCTATAGTTCAATGTCTTCAAATTGGACTGGCCAGGTTACACTTTCACTTCCTCGAGAGAAGTGGCGGAACGCTCTGCTCGTTTCTGAAGTAGTCGCCGGCGTCCACCTTCCCCTTGGTGATGGCGAGTCTCTCGAAGTTGCCTCCGAAGTAACTCTCACCCCACACCTTGCCGCTGTCGTAGCTCGTGACACCGCCGACCACCGTGTTCTCCCCGATGTCCAGGTCCCGGTAGTTCACGTACGCGCCCCTCGGGCTCTTGCTAACGAACGGCTCCATGAAGTTGTACAGACCGCTGATCCAGTCCGGCCCGTCCGTGCCGTTGCCCGTCCAGAACGCGACGTACTGGATGTTGTAGAGCACGCCGCTCCGGTGAGGGTATGGCGTGTCCGCATCAGCGATGCTGCCGACCCTTCCGCCGTGAGGCTCCAGGATCATGAGCCCCGCGGCGGAGCCGTTGAACCAGGGGAAGATCTTGTCCCACGTGTCCTTTGTGATGGCTTGCTTGACGTAGTCGGACTTGTTCTTGGTGAACGTGCTCAGGCTGGTCGTCCGGTTGAGGAGCGTCTCCACCGGCGTCTTGATGTCGCCGGAGTTGATGTAGACCGTGGACTGCAGCCAGCTCATCTCCCGGCAGTCGGCGCGCGTCATGCCGAGCTCcgggaacaggctgctcatcgcgcgCACCAGCGCGCTGCAGCCGCCGAGATACAGGGTCTGGAAGAGGGCCTGCTGGTTCTGCACGATCACCCGTATGCTGAGGGCCTCGGGGAGGGCCGGCGCGAGCGTTTGCCATTTGGTCACGGCGCTGGCCGCGCCCTGGTCAATGGTCTTTTGGATGTTGGAGAACGTCACCGTCGACGGGACAGGTACCAGCCTGATCTTCCACGACAGCACGGCGCCGAagttcccgccgccgccgccgcggatggCCCAGAAGAGGTCGCTCCCCATGGCCTCCTTGTCCAGGAGCCTCCCGTTGGCGTCGACCAGCGTGGCGTCGAGGACGTTGTCGATGGAGAGGCCGTACTTGCGCATCATCAtgcccatgccgccgccgctgAAATGGCCGCCCAGGCCCATGGTCGAGCACACGCCGGCCGGGAACGCGAGCCCGGGCGCCGCCTTCGCGACGGCGTAGTACAGCTCCCCGACCGTCGCGCCCGAGTCCACCCACGCGGTGGCCGCGACGCGGTCGACGCGCACGGCGCGGAGGTTGGCGAGGTCGACCACCGCGAACACCTCGGGGCGCTCGGACCGGTAAGAGAGCCCCTCGTAGTCGTGCCCGCCGCTGCGCACGCGGACGCGCACGTCGTGGCGGCGGCCGCAGAGCACCGCGGCCTGGACGTGGGACGCGTTGGTGGGCGTCACGATGCAGAGCGGCCTCACCGTGGTCGGGGTGAAGAACTTGGGGTTCCGGATCGACGACACCAGGACCGAAGtgaacgacggcgagctcggcgtgaACACGCGCTCGCTGGGGACGCTCGACGAGAGGCACTGGAGGAAGTCGCCGGAGGCAGCCAAGGACGGGGCGAACACGCAGCAACCGAGGACGCAAAGGGTGAGCAGGAGTGCCATGCGTGTGGAAACCGCCATTGTTGCCGCTCTCGAACAAAATGGCACAGAGCTTATGGTCTTGTTATCAGCTCGTTATATAGCCCATGCGGCCGTGCCGCGTGAGCACGGAGGACGACTCTGGGAAACGTGCGCATTCAGTGCTGTGGTGGACAAGTCATGGTCAGCCCTTTCTGGGTGGCCGTTGTTCAATCGACGGTTGCTTGCATGGGATCTGGCTGGCCTTGATGACCCGTGTTTGATCAGCCCGTTGTCCACACACCGCATATCCCTTTCTTTCAAATCTATTCTATTCTACCCTAAAAAAGATCTATTCTATTCTGTAGTACCTTTCATATTAGTATGATTGCCAAATAATTATTTATCAAATCATGCCCGTAATTTATTACCTACCTAAAGTTTAAGATTTATTTGGTAAAAGTTTATTGTTATGCCAAAGAAAACATGATTTTATTTGGTAAGTTAATAAGAGATGGAAAAAAGGAATGTAGTAGAAGATGAACCATAGAATCTTACGTTTTGTTTTAAGTAATACTATATATAAATCCCCTATGTAACCTCAATAAACTAATACTATAAGACGTTAAGGCATTTACTCAAACGAAGAACTGCCGCGTTGACTAGTTTTGCTGCAACCTGCAAGTTGTGTTATCTTAACCGAAATGCTCTTCCTGAAATGCATTCTTTGAAACGGTGTTATGAGCTCAGGATCTGCGTATACAAATCCGCATTTGCTGGCAGGAGTCTAACATATATTCACACGTCGGTCAAATTCTCCACGTGTAAGCCTGAAGGTGACATGGGATGTCGCGGTCGCTGGTACGGTCGAGTCAGAAACTAGCCGGACAAATGGTGGAGTTTAGAGCAACTCTAACAGACACCGTAAAATCTTAACCTGCAAAATGCGTTTATAGTTTTATGAAGTTTTCATTTGCGGGTCAAGAACTACCGCAGTCAAGCACCATAGATGAAACTGCATAATTAAAAAAAACAATTTCGCAGGAGAAATTGCATCTCGTGAACGTGAGTAGTTCATCACGTACTACATATATTTTACATGATCAAACACTACAAACACTAGTTGATACTACATACTACATCAGTACTAATACTAGAGGGGTGGGGATCTCACGCcggcgagctcgcggccatggacgaCGCTGTGGAGGAGCTCAATCCTTCTCGCCGGAGCTGCCGAGGTCGATGTACTGTCCTCTGCTCCTCGCGGATGCGCCGGCACTCGTCGTCCTTCTCCTTGGCGGCGAGATTGGCCCCGACCGCCTGCCGGAACTGGAGGTCTTTGAGCTCCTCGTGGTGGCGCCagcgctccgcctcctcgcgcatgCTCTGCTCGGCAATGGCAGCCGCAACCGCGTCGACGTCGGCGACGAAGTCCTCCGGCCCAACGACTCCGCGGCGGCCGAGCTCCTCGGGCTCCTCCTTGACGGGGGCGAACTCGAAGTCCTCCGGctcctccgaccactccctcttcatgGGGAGAAGGCCCGCGTCGGAAGAGGAGGAGCTCCCGGCGTAGGAAGATCTCGCCGCGGAGGAGAAGGACGCGCCAGAGGACGGGGTACGGCCGTGCCGACGGTCGTACTCGTCTGTCTCGCAGACGCAGAAGCTCGGCGGTGGCAAGAGGCCGCGATTGGTCCACTTCCTCGCCCCGCGCTTCCTCGCGCCGTCCGACCGGACGCGTCGCTCGTGCTCGGGgtcgctgccgccgccggatctgctgCCGGAGCCGCGTCCGTAGCtcaacatgcggccccacatggtgGCTGGAGGAGGAAgggggtcgtcggcggcgagaCATGTGGAAAAGGGGGTGGGGAGTTGCATGGCTCGGCGGTGGCGAGGGATAGGGTTTCGACCCGCAAACGCGCCGCGAAGCCGTAGATATAGTGGTCGGGGCGTGCGGTTTGCGGGCCGCGGCAAATTTTTTTATGGGCCGGGCAGTATGCGGGCTCTGTTTTGGCCGGAAAATTGGGCCGAGCCCGTATACTCGCCGGAATTTTGCGGGTTCGCaacttttgcggggtctgctatagTTGCTCTTAGATCATCTACAACCGGGCACCCCATATCGCCCTCAAACGTCCGGACGGGTTGATTGGTCACGAAAAATCAATTCAGTCGGACGCCTTAAACGGGTCTCAAACACTTGGTCTGGTcggcactgaaggaaatatgccctagaggcaataataaagttattatttatttccttatttcatgataaatgtttattattcatgctagaattgtattgaccggaaacataatacatgtgtgaatacatagacaaatcagaatgtcactagtatgcctctacttgactagctcgttggtcaaagatggttatgtttcgtaatcatagacattagttgtcatttgataaacgggatcacatcattagaagaatgatgtgattgaattgacccattccgttagcttagcacttgatcgttttagtttgctgctattgctttcttcatgacttatacatgttcctatgacgatgagattatgcaactcccgattaccgaaggaacactttgtgtgctaccaaacgtcacaacataactggatgattataaaggtgctctacaggtgtctccgatggtacttgttaagttggcatagatcgagattaggatttgtcactccgattatcggagaggtatctctgggccctctcggtaatgcacatcactataagccttgcaagcaatgcaactaatgagttagttgcgggatgatgcattacggaacgagtaaagagacttgtcggtaacgagattgaactaggtattgagataccgacgatcgaatctcgggcaagtaacataccgatgacaaagggaacaacgtatgttgttatgcggtttgaccgataaagatcttcgtagaatatgtaggaaccaatgtgagcatccagtttccgctattggttattgaccggagacgtgtctcggtcatgtctacatagttctcgaacccgtagggtccgcacgcttaaagttttgtgatgatcggtattatgagtttttgtgttttgatgtaccgaaggtagttcggagtcccagatatgatcacggacatgacgaggagtctctaaatggtcgatacataaagattgatatattggatgactatgttcggacaacggaagggttccgggaggtttcagacatgtactggagtaccgggggttaccggaacccccccccgggaagctattgggccttatgggccttagtggagaagagagggcagccaggaggtggcgcgcggcccccccttgccccaatccgaattggacaaggggaaggggcggcgcccccctcttcttccttctctccacctcctccttcccccttctccttcttagtataggaaagggaggggcaaacctacttggagtaggattgccccccttgggcgcgcctctcccttggccggccctctcctcctcccccctttatatacgggggtaggggcaccccaaagacacaaaaagttgatcattgatctttcccagccgtgtgcggtgcccccctccaccataatccacctcggtgatactgtagcggtgcttaggcgaagccctgcgacggtaacttcatcaacatcgtcaccatgccgtcatgctgacgaaactctccctcaagctctactggatcatgagttcgcgggacgtcaccgagctgaacgtgtgctgaacgcggaggtgacgtacgttcggtactgaggatcaatcgatcgtgaagacgtacgactacatcaactgcgttgtcataacgcttccgcttaacggtctacgagggtacgtggacgactctcccctctagttgctatgcatcatcatgatcttgcatgtgcgtaggaaatttttgaaattactacgttccccaacagtggcatccgagccaggtttatgcgtagatgttatatgcacgagtagaacacaagtgagttgtgggcgatactagtcatactgcttaccagcatgtcatactttggttcggcggtattgttggaggaagtggcccagaccgacattacgcgtacacttacgcgagactggttctaccgacgtgctttgcacacatgtggctggcgggtgtcagtttctccaactttagttgaaccgagtgtggctacgcctggtccttgtgaaggttaaaacaacactaacttgacgacctatcgttgtggttttgatgcgtaggtaagaacgattcttactcagcccgtagcagccacgtaaaacttgcaacaacaaagtagaggacgtctaacttgtttttgcagggcttgttgtgatgtgatatggtcaatacgtgatgagatatataagtttttgtatgagatgatcatgttttgttgaagttatcggcaactgacagaagccttatggttgtctctttattgcataagatgcaagcgccaaacaattgctttactttatcgctatgcgatgacaatagttgcaagagctatagttggcgagatgaccatgtgacaacacattgatagagatcaagatgatggagatcacggtgtcatgccggtgacgatagagatcatgacagtaccttggagatggagatcaaaggcacaagatgatgatggcgatatcatgtcacatattttgattgcatgtgatgtttatcctttatgcatcttattttgctttgtttgacggtagcattataagatgatctctcactaaatttcagggtaaaagtgttctccctgagtacgcaccgttgccaaagttcgtcgtgctgagacaccacatgatgatcgggtgtgataaactcaacgttcatctacaacaggtgtaagacaattttgcacacgcagaaatactcgggttaaacttgacgagcctagcatatgcagatatggcctcggaacactgagaccgaaaggtcgagcgtgaatcatacagtagatgatcaacatagagatgttcaccattgaaaactactccatctcacatgatgatcggttatggtttagttgatatggatcacgtgatcacttagatgattagagggatgtctatctaagtgggagttcttaagtaatataattaattgaacttaaatttatcatgaacttagtcctgatagtatttgcatatctatgttgtagatcaatagctcgcacatagcttccccgtttatttttgatatgttcctagagaaaaataaattgaaagatgttagtagcaatgatgcggattggatccgtgatctgaggattatcctcattgctgcatagaagaattatgtccttaatgcaccgctaggtgacggacctattgcaggagcatattgataacccacaagtataggggatcacaacagttttcgagggtagagtattcaacccaaatttattgattcgacacaaggggagccaaagaatattctcaagtattagcagctgagttgtcaatttaaccacacctgg
This portion of the Triticum dicoccoides isolate Atlit2015 ecotype Zavitan chromosome 7A, WEW_v2.0, whole genome shotgun sequence genome encodes:
- the LOC119334603 gene encoding berberine bridge enzyme-like 27 produces the protein MAVSTRMALLLTLCVLGCCVFAPSLAASGDFLQCLSSSVPSERVFTPSSPSFTSVLVSSIRNPKFFTPTTVRPLCIVTPTNASHVQAAVLCGRRHDVRVRVRSGGHDYEGLSYRSERPEVFAVVDLANLRAVRVDRVAATAWVDSGATVGELYYAVAKAAPGLAFPAGVCSTMGLGGHFSGGGMGMMMRKYGLSIDNVLDATLVDANGRLLDKEAMGSDLFWAIRGGGGGNFGAVLSWKIRLVPVPSTVTFSNIQKTIDQGAASAVTKWQTLAPALPEALSIRVIVQNQQALFQTLYLGGCSALVRAMSSLFPELGMTRADCREMSWLQSTVYINSGDIKTPVETLLNRTTSLSTFTKNKSDYVKQAITKDTWDKIFPWFNGSAAGLMILEPHGGRVGSIADADTPYPHRSGVLYNIQYVAFWTGNGTDGPDWISGLYNFMEPFVSKSPRGAYVNYRDLDIGENTVVGGVTSYDSGKVWGESYFGGNFERLAITKGKVDAGDYFRNEQSVPPLLSRK